From the Micromonospora echinospora genome, the window CCGACGGCGGGTGGGATCATCGCCACCCCGCGATATGGCGGGCCGTCGGCTCCGCTAACGTGAACAGCAGCGGGGTCGGAGGGGCGACACCATGACGCCCGATCCGGCCCGGTGGATCTGGTCTCTCTTACCGCCTGGGGGCGTTGGGATTGTCTGTTACCGAGACGTTGCTGGTCTTCGTCGGCATCCCGGCGGCGGCGACGCTGGTGATCGCCGGGTTGGCCCTCGCCAGTGGTGGTCGCGGCGGCCGTGGTGGTGCCAAGCGCTACCGGCCGGGCCGGCCCTTCGACTTCACGCCGGTCTGGTTCCTCGGCCGGCCCGAGCAGCTGGCCGACTCGGCCGGCACGGCGTTGGCCGCGGGCGCACAGGCCCCCGCGTTGAGCAGCCGCAAGCAGGAGCAGGCCGGCATCGAGGCGCCGGTCGGGGTAACCGGAGGCGCAAGTGACCGTTGGTGAGAAGCAGGCCGAGGCGGGCAACCCGCCCGAGGTGCTGGACGGCCCCTTCACCACCCGGCAGCTGCTCCGCATCGACGAGGCGCTGCGCCTTGCCGACCAGGGCACCGGGCTGGTCTTCTCGGTCTTCGTCGGCGGGCTCGACGAGCCGACCCGCGAGCACGCCGAGCGGCTGCACCGGCAGCTCGCCGAGCCGGAGCGTTCGGTCCTGATCGCCGTGTCGCCCAACCAGCGTCGGCTGGAGGTCGTGACCGGCAAGCAGGCCCGCAAGCGCATCCCCGACACGTACGCCAAGCTCGCCGCGCTCTCCATGGTCGCGGCCTTCGGCGGCGGCGACCTGGCCGGTGGGATCATCAACGGCCTCGACCAGCTCGCCACGCACGCCGGCAAGGGCTGATCCACCTTCGACACGACGACACCCGGTCCGCCGCTCGGCGGGCCGGGTGTCGGTGTCTGCGGGTTCGCTGACTCAGCGGGGCCAGGCGGCCGGGTCGAGGGTCCCCTGGGTCGGCTGTGCCATCACGTCCACCTCCGTCGGTAACCGTGACGGGCCGGGGCGGGCACGGGTTACCCCCGCGCCCGCCCCGGTCGGTGCCCGTCAGGCGCTCTGGGTGTCCTTCTCGCGGGCCTTCAGCGCCCGGACCACACCGTCGCGCCCCTCGGCGACCAGCCGGCGCAGCGGGGCCGGGTGTCCCTCGCCGGCCAGCCACGCGTCGGTCGCGGCCACGGTGTCCTCCGAGACCATGTACGCCGGGTACGCCAGCTGGGTGAACTCCTGCGCCGGCTCGCTGTCCCGGTTGGCCCAGACCTGTGCCACGGTGGCGAAGTACCGCTCCCGGTAGGGCGCAACCAGCTCCACCTGCGTCGGGTGCGCGAAGCCCTGCAACAGCGCCCGGTTACGCCAGTTCGGCAGCGCCTCCGCGCCGGTGAGCTGGGCCCAGACCGCGGCCTTGTTCTCCGGCGTCGGCACCAGCGCGTGCGCGTACGCGGCCTCCCGCTCGCCGCTGGCGGTCTTGTCGCGGGCCAGCTCGGCCTCGATCTCGGGGGCGCCGGCGCGACCGTTGGCGACCAGCGACTGGAGCAGCGACCAGCGCAGCTCGGTGTCGATGGTGAGCCCGGTCGGCACGTTCGACCCGTCCAGCCAGCCCCGCAGGGTGGCCAGGTCCTCCGCCGAGCGGGCCGCCGAGACGTACGTCCGTGCCCAGGCGAGCTGGAAGCCGCTACCCGGCTCGGCGGCCTGCATCGCCGTCTTCGCGGTGCGGGCCAGCTCCGCCCAGCCGGTCGGGGCCCACGCCGGGTCGGCGTAGAAGACCAGCGTGCTGACCGCCTGGCGGAGCGTCGCGGTGACCAGGTTGATGTCGGACTCGGCGGGCAGCCCGGCGAGCGCCAGCGCCACGTAGTCGCGGGCGGCGAGTTCCGCGTCCCGGACCATGTCCCACGCGGCGGTCCAGCACAGCGCCCGGGCCAGCGACGACTCGAACCCGGCGATGTGCTGCACCACGGTGGACATCGAGCGCTCGTCGAGGCGGAGCTTGGCGTAGGTGAGGTCGTCGTCGTTGAGCAGCAGCACGTCGGCGGCCGGCTTGCCGTGCAGCGCGCCGAGTTCGGTCCGCTCCCCGGTCACGTCGACCTCGATCCGGTCCCGGCGCACCAGCCGGCCGTCGGTCAGGTCGTAGAGGCCGACCCCGATGCGGTGGGTACGTAGCGTCGGGTGCCCGGCCGGGGCGTCCTGGTGCACGACCACCCGCTCGTAGCCGCCGTCGGCGCTGATGACGACCTCGGGACGCAGCGTGTTGACCTGAGCGGTCTCCAACCACTGCGCGGCGAACTTGCGCAGTTCCCGGCCGGAGGCCGACTCCAGTTCGGAGAGCAGGTCGTCGAAGGTGGCGTTGCCCCAGGCGTGCTTGCCGAAGTAGCTGCGCAGACCGGCCAGGAACGGCTCCATCCCGACGTACGCGACGAGCTGCTTGAGCACGCTCGCGCCCTTGGCGTACGTGATGCCGTCGAAGTTGACCTCGACCGCCTCCAGGTCCGGCATCTCACAGTAGACCGGGTGGGTGGAGGAGAGCTGGTCCTGCCGGTAGCCCCAGTTCTTGCGGACGGAGAGGAAGGTCGTCCAGGCGTCGGTGAACCGGGTGGCGTGGGTGTTGCACCAATGGCTGGCCCACTCGGCGAACGACTCGTTCAGCCACAGGTCGTTCCACCAGCGCATGGTGACCAGGTCACCGAACCACATGTGCGCCATCTCGTGCAGGATCGTGTTGGCGCGCTGCTCATACTCGAAGTCGGTGACCTGCGAGCGGAAGATGTAGTGCGACTCGGCGTGCGTGACGCAACCGAAGTTCTCCATCGCCCCGGCGTTGAAGTCGGGCACCCAGAGCTGGTCGTACTTCGGCAGCGGGTACCGCACGCCGAACTGCTCGTGGAAGAAGTCGAAGCCCTGCCGGGTGACGAGGAACAGGTCGTCGGCGTCGAGGTGCTGGGCCATCGACGCCCGGACGAAGAGGCCCAGGTCGATGCCGTCGTGGCTGTCCCGCACCTCGTGGTACGGGCCGGCGCAGAGCGCGGTGATGTAGGTGCTCATCCGCGCCGACTCGACGAAGTGGACGGTCTTGCACCCCTCGGCGGCCGGCTCCTCCCGCTCGACGGGCATGTTGGAGACCACCCGCCAGTGCTCGGGGACGGTGGCGTGCCAGGTGTAGACGCTCTTCAGGTCGGGCTGGTCGAAGCAGGCGAAGACGCGCTGCGCGTCGGCGGTCTCGAACTGGCTGTAGAGGTAGGTCTCGCCGTCCACCGGGTCGACCGTGCGGTGCAGGCCCTGCCCGCTCGTCGAGTACGCGAAGTCGGCGTCGACCACCAGGGTGTTCTCGGCGGCCAGCCCCGGCAGCGTGAGCCCCTTCTCGGCCGACCAGCCGCCGGTGTCCAGTGGCGTGCCGTTGAGCGTCGCGGACCGCAGCGCCTCGGCCGCCACCTCGATGAAGGTGCTCGCCCCCGGCTCGCTGCACCGGAACCGGACCTCGGTCACCGAGTTGAACGTGTGCCCGTCGGCTGGCTGGACCGCCGACGACAGGTCGAGCTTGATGTCGTACCCGGTCACGTCGAGCAGACGGGCCCGCTCGGTCGCCTCGACCTGCGTCAGGTTGCGCACTCCCGGCACTGTATGTCTCCATCCCACTGTCAACGGCGTCCTTGCCAGCTTGCCGGCCCGGTGGCCGGACCGACAGCGGATTCGAGTCTTCCATGCAGACGCCCTGCCGGGGTGGCGAGGTTGTCCCGCCCGGTGGCCGAGGTCACCGTGGGATGCGATGCCGGGCGGCGGTGCGGGAGACGAAGATCGGGGTAGGTGTCGCGCCGCCGGCGCGGCCGGGTTCGCGAAGGGAATCACCGTGACCGAACGCGTCACCGTCGACATGTGGTTCGACCCGACCTGCCCGTGGGCGTGGGTCACCTCCCGCTGGCTGCTGGAGGTCGAGCGGGTCCGTCCCGTGGACGTCCGCTTCCACGTGATGAGCCTGTCGGTCCTCAACGAGGGTCGGGAACTGCCCGAGCGCTACCAGGAGCTGATGCGGTCGGCCTGGGGGCCGGTCCGGGTCTGCGTCGCCGCCGAGCAGCGGTACGGCAACGACGTGCTCCGGAAGCTCTACACCGCGCTCGGTACCCGGATCCACCTCGGCGGCCAGCGGGGCCCGGAGACCATCGCCGCGGCCCTGGCCGACGCGGGACTGGACCCGGCGCTGGCCGAGGCGGCCACCAGCACCGACCACGACGACGCGCTGCGGGCCAGCCACCACGCCGGCATGGACCCGGTCGGCTACGACGTCGGCACCCCGGTGATCCACGCTCCCGGCCCGGACGGCAAGCCGGTCGCGTTCTTCGGGCCGGTCGTCACCCCGGCCCCGAAGGGCGAGGCGGCCGGACGACTCTGGGACGGCGTCCTCCTGGTCGCCGGCACCCCCGGGTTCTTCGAGCTGAAGCGTTCCCGGGACGTCGAGCCCAGCTTCGAGTGACCGGGGCGGGCCCGGCCGTCGCCTGTCGAGGCAACGGCCGGGCCCTCGCCGGCCGCACCCGGTGTCCGGCTCGCCGGCCACGTCCCGTCACCGGGCATCGGGGTGGTCGTTGCATCCGGTGTCGCTCCCGCCGGTCCGTACCGGACCGTGCCCGACCCGGAGGCATTCCGATGGCGAACCACCGCCGCGTGTCCACCCGTGAGGCCGCCCGCCGGCCCGTCGCCGAGCCGGCCGCTGAGTCGTACTGGTCGGTGGACGCCGGTGCCTGGTCGTCGGTGCGGCCGGGCCTGCCCGCGCACCTGGTGGACCTGCTGGCCCCACCGATCGTGGTCGGGGTGGCGCGGGCTCCCGGCCGGCCGGGCCCCTCCGGCGGAGGAGTCCCGCGCTCGGGGCCGCGGTGACAGGGGGCCCTCTTTTCACCTGGTGGACCCGGTAGCGTCAACGCACATGACGGTCGTGCATCCGATCGCCCGGGCCTGGATCACCACTGGCGGCACCGGCGCGCAGAACTACGACGAGTTCGCCGACGACGCGGAAATCACCGCGATCATTGAGGCGAACCCGCACAGTGCCCTGGGCATCGAGATGCCCCACCGGGCGCCGGAAAGCCTGGGCAAGTCGTTCCTCGACGCCCTGCCCGACGCGGCGGCCCGGCTCGCCGAGGCCAAGGCCGACGGCAGCTACACCCCTGCGGAGCAGGTGGTCGTGCTCTACCGGATCAGTGCGGCGGGGGAGGAGCCCGCGTACGGGATCTTCGCGATGGTCGACACCGACCAGATCTCCACGAGCCGGGACGAACCCGGCCTGGTGATCCGGAACGAGGACGTCTTCATCGCCAAGGTGCGGGAACGGGTCGCGCTGGCCGAGACGCTCGGGCACCTGCTGTCCCCGGTGCTGCTGTTGCAGACCGGCACCGGCGAGGAACTGCACGCCCGGCTCGCCGCCGCCACCGAGGCGGCCGGCCCGCCCGCCGCCACCGACACCGACCAGGCCGGTCGGACGCACGCGATCTGGCTGGTCGGGGCGGGCCCGGAGCAGGACGCGCTGACCGCCCTCGCGGGCGGCGGCGAACTGGTGGTCGCGGACGGCAACCACCGCAGCCTGGCCGCCCAGACCGGTGAGCTGCCGCGTTTCCTGGCGGTGGTCACCACGCCCCGCTCGGTGGCGATCCAGCCCTACAACCGGCTGGTCAGCGAGCTGACCACCAGCCCGGAGGAACTGCTCGACCGACTCCGCGCGGCCGGCGCGGAGATCAGCCCGATCGACGGCCCGGTGGAGGTCCCGGCGGCCGGCGGCACCGTGCACCTCCGCCTCCCCGGCCGGGGGTACGCGGTCACCCTGCCCCACGACGAGCAGGGACGGCTGGAGAACCTCGACCACGCGCTGGTCGAGCGGCTGCTGCTGCGCGACGCCCTCGGGCTCGACCCGGGCGACAAGCGGATCACCTACGTCGGCGGCGACTACCCGGCGAGCTGGCTGGCCGGCGAGGTGGACGCGGGTCGCGCCGAACTCGCCGTCCTGATCGCGCCGGTGACCGTGGACGACTTCGTGGCGGTCAACCTGGCCCGCGAGAAGATGCCCCGCAAGAGCACCTGGTTCACCCCGAAGGCCCGGGGTGGCCTGGTGGTGGCAGAGCTGTCCCGCTGACCCGTACCCCCTGGTGATGTGACGAACCGGCTCCGCGGTGCCGCCCTCGGCGACACCGCGGAGGACGGCCTGACAGACTGCGCGGTATGCGCGTCTACCTGGGTTCCGACCACGCCGGTTTCGAGTTGAAGGTGCACCTCGCCAACCACCTGGCCACGCAGGGGTACGAGCTGGTCGACGTCGGCCCGCACGCCTTCGACCCCGACGACGACTACCCCGCGTTCTGCCTGCACACCGGAGACCGGGTGGTGCGCGACCCGGGCAGCCTCGGGGTGGTCATCGGCGGCTCGGGCAACGGCGAGCAGATCGCCGCGAACAAGATCGCCGGGGTACGGGCGGCGCTCGCCTGGAACACCGACACCGCCCAGCTGGCACGGCAGCACAACGACGCCAACGTGGTCGCGGTCGGCGCCCGGCAGCACACGCTGGACGAGGCCACCGCGATCGTGGAGGCGTTCCTCGGTACGCCGTTCTCCGGCAACGAGCGGCATGCCCGCCGGATCGCCCAGGTCGCCGCGTACGAGACGTCCGGCAAGCTGCCCGACCTGCCCTGAGGCGTGGCGGACCTGCCCTGCGGTGGGTGGACCGGTCCGGATGGGCGGACCGGCCCGCAGCCGGGGGGTCAGCGACCGGAGCGGGGCAGTTCGTCGCGGGGCACCCAGTTGCGTCGCACCAGCACCAGGCGGGCCTCGGCCTCGGCCAGGTCCTGCTCGGTGGGGCGGCTGGCGTCCCGCGCCCGCAGTGCCGCCGTGATGCCGACCTGCGAGGTGCCCGAGCCGACCAGACCACGCAGGCCCCGGTCGCCGTCGCGCTCCTCCGGACCACCACGTCGGCTCGGGGCGGGTGTCCCGTCGTGCGTCCCGGCGGTCGTCGCCGAACCGCCCGCCTGCTCCCGGTCGTGCCCGGTCGGGTGACGCAGGCGCCGTCGCCGACGCTCGGTGTCCGCCATCAGCCGACGGTACCGCACCGGGGGATGCGCGCGCGGGGCCTGCGGTACGCGCTGGCTACCCTCGGAAGGGACAGACCGATCCGCAGGGCCGGCGTCAGGGAGGAAATGAGATGTCAGACCAGACACAGCCGTGGGCGGAGCGGACCGTGGAGGTGCCGAAGGACTCCGGCCCGGTGGTTCCTCCCCAACGGGACGGGTTCCAACGGGGAGTGGCGTCGGTCGGCCGGCCGAAGGCCCCGCGTACCGAGGCGTTCCCGGCGGTCGAGCCGGAGGAGCCGACAGGCTGGTTCTCGCCCGGCCCCAGCCGTCCGCTGAGCTGGTATCTGGCGCAGTGGCGCAACGGGGCCGAGTGGAGCGCCGCCGGAGGGCTGTTCGCCTTCGTCTGCTGGGGCATCTGGGCGATCTCCTCCCGAGGCGACCTGACCTCCCCGGTGGTGACCTTCCTGCTCACGCTCCTGGTCGCCGCCGGTCTCTTCGCGCTCGCCCGGCTGCTCGGCCGGCTGGTCTGGGAACGGCAGCTCGGCCGGGTGCGGCGCAGCGCGCGGGGAGCCCACGCGGTGACCGCGGTCTTCCTGGTCGGTGTCGGTATCGCCTATCTCCAGCAGACCGACTGGGTGGTCTCCGCCTGGAACTGGGTCACCGGCGGCTGAGGCGTACCGCAGGGCAGAAATGACGCCCGGGTGGGTCGGCATTTGCCACCCCGCCCGGGCGTCGTCGTCGCGGCCCACCGCGACAGCGGTCCTCCTCCACCAGGCCGACCGGGCTTACCCGGTCGACCGCGGTTCATCCCACCGGGCCGCCGGACGGCCGGCGGGTGTGTCGCCGCCCGGTGTGGGTGGTAGCAGGGGCCCCTTGTTACCGCTTTTTGCCGAGCAGGGGGCCCCTGCAAACACCCAACGCCTGCGAACACCCAACGCCTCGAAACACTCAACGCCCTGAAACACCCAACGCCGCACACACGCGGCGAGCGCCCGAGCGGTCAGCCGGTGGGAGCGGTGCAGGGGACTCCCGCGCAGGTGTCCACCAGCGTGCCGGAGTCGAGGAAGCGCGCGATCATCGCCCGGATCTCCGGTGAGTTCCTGGGGTGCCCGTGCGGGTCGAGACCCTCGCGGGGCGGGGTGTTTCCGGTCGGGGGCGCGGGCGAGCCGCTGTCGACCATGACCAGCACGCTTCCGGTGTAGGGCAGCGCCGGGACCGCCGGGATGCCCCAGAACGGCACGACGTCGGGGCTGCGACCGGCCGCCAGCGCCGGGGTGCGCAGACGCGCTCCGATGGTGCGGGCCTGTACCTCGGTGGCGATGTTGGCCACCTGGTGGTCGCCGAACGCCTCGATCATGATCACCTGCTTGGTCGGGGTGCCGGGCAGCGGGTCGCCGGTGAGGTGGTGCAGGTAGCCGTTCGCCTCGCCACGGTCCCAGAGCATCTGGGCCAGGGCCAGGCAGAGCTGCTGGTCGACCGGGTCGGGGTAGGCGTTGTGGAAAACCGGGTGGAACTGGTCGAAGTCGACGCTGCGGTCCAACAGCGTCGAGTAGTTCGCCGCCGGTACGCCGAGCGCACAGCGGGTGAAGTCGGTGGCGACGGCGCAGAGTGCCCCGCCGAGGATCCCGCCCTGGCTGTTGCCGAGGTAGACGAGTTGGCCGGCACCGGTGCGGGTGAGCGGACCGGTCTCGTCCCGGAAGGCGTCCTTCGCGGCGGCGCCCCGGGCGTGGATCAGCGCGCGGCCGAGGTAGAGGAAGTTCAGGAAGGACTGCTGGGTGCGGTCCGGGATCGAGCCGAACCGGGAGAAGTCACCGAGCGAGCGGATGACGTTCGGGACGTCCGTGGTCGCCATGCCGATCCACGCGGTGGCGCAGAGCATCGAGTTCGACTCCTGGGAGTACTGCTTGAGCTTGCGGGAGTCGATCTCGGTGGGGGAGCCGAGCAGGCCGTGGCCGTACAGGGTCGGCCGGGCCGGGGTGGCGGCGCTCGCCGAGCGGGGGATGTTGCAGTAGAACTTCGCCGTGATGTTCAGGCTGCGCTGCTCGGGCAGCCCGTCCGGACCGTAGTTCAGCCGCGAACCGGGCGGGCCGAGCGGGGTGTCGAGGTAGCTCGGTACCCGTACGCTCCCCTCGACCTGCCGTCGGATGTCCGGGTCCTGCTCGGCGGTGTAGTCGGTGACCTTGTCCACGGTCACCACCGGAGAGGCCGTGCCGAGTTGGCCGAACGCCTCGTCCCGCATGTGCCGGACGCGTTCGGTCAGGCTGCGCTCGCTGGCCACGGTGAAGTCCCACGCGAGGTGCAGGGCGGCCGGGTCGACCCCGGCGGTGGACAGCGCGCCGATCGCCCGTTGCGCGTACTCCCAGCGGCGGTGCAGCGCCGGGTCGGCCGGTGCGGTGGGCGCCCGCAACGTGGCGAACAACTCCGACGCCGGAATCGTCGCCCCGGCCGAGTCGCGCAGGTGGCGCAGGCCGACCGCGTACCGGGTGTTCTCGTCGAGGTTGCGGGCCGGCCGGATGATCAGCACCTGGCGGTCCGGGTCGTCGGCGGCGTTGGCGTCGAGTTCGGCCCAGTACGGGTGCCGTTCCCCGGTCCTGGTGTTGACCAGCACGATCGGGGCGTCCGGCGCGAGGGACCGGCCGATGTCGGTGGACGGGGCGATCCCGGAGGTCACCGGGTCGAGCCCCGGTATCCGGGTGAGCAGCATCGAACCGGGGGAGAAGCCGTCGTTGCGGTTCCAGTCCGCCGGGTCGATGTTGGTGCCGAAGATGTTCTCCGGCATTGCCGAGCGTTGCAGGTCGACGCGGATTCCGGTGTCGGTGGCCGGGTCGGCGACGGTGTACAGGTCGCTGGGGAACGGCAGCAGGCAGGCGGCCGGGTCGACCGGGTCGCAGCCGTCGGCCAGGCTCCCGGTGGCCCCGTCCCCGGCACGAGGCGGGGGTGCGGCGGTCGCCGGCACGGCGGCGGCGGGAACGGCGAGCAGCAGCGCCAGGACGGCGGAGCGGAGCACGTACGCGCTTCGTGGACGCATGGGACCCTCCGGGAGCGGGTGGCCGGCAGGTTACGCCCATCACACCCCGTATACATATAGACGTCAATACGTGACCCGGGGTTGATCATTGTGCACGGTGGACGATCGGATGGTTCGGCTGGTGGTATGACGAATGCGGAATAGTCGCAATGCATTGCCAATCTTCGATGGAAAACCGTAGGCTTCCGCCATCGTGACCTCGGCACGCCGACGGCGTGCCACCCCCAGGTTCGGGAGGCTCCCCCATGGCACCCTGGCGCAGATTCCTCCGTCGTACGGCCGTCGCGTTGGCGGCGGTGACCGTCGGCTCCTTCGTCGTGGCGGCTCCGGCCGTCGCCCAGTCCGAGGCCGACGTGACTCCGCAGGTCGTCGGCGGCACGCCGGCCGCCCAGGGCGAGTTCCCGTGGATGGTGCGGCTCTCGATGGGCTGCGGTGGCTCGCTCTACAGCCCGAACCTGGTGCTGACCGCGGCGCACTGTGTGGGCCGGACCGGGTCGAACACCAGCATCACCGCCACCCTCGGGGTGGTCGACCTCCAGTCGTCCAGCCGGATCACGGTCCGCTCGAACTACGTCTACCGGGCGCCCGGCTACAACGGGTCCGGCGACGACTGGGCCCTGATCCGGCTCGCCACCCCGGTCACCACGCTGCCGACCCTGAAGATCGCCAACACCACCGCGTACGACAACGGGATGTTCACGGTGGCCGGCTGGGGTGCGGCCCGTGAGGGTGGAGCTCAGCAGCGGTACCT encodes:
- a CDS encoding DsbA family protein; its protein translation is MTERVTVDMWFDPTCPWAWVTSRWLLEVERVRPVDVRFHVMSLSVLNEGRELPERYQELMRSAWGPVRVCVAAEQRYGNDVLRKLYTALGTRIHLGGQRGPETIAAALADAGLDPALAEAATSTDHDDALRASHHAGMDPVGYDVGTPVIHAPGPDGKPVAFFGPVVTPAPKGEAAGRLWDGVLLVAGTPGFFELKRSRDVEPSFE
- the pepN gene encoding aminopeptidase N; amino-acid sequence: MRNLTQVEATERARLLDVTGYDIKLDLSSAVQPADGHTFNSVTEVRFRCSEPGASTFIEVAAEALRSATLNGTPLDTGGWSAEKGLTLPGLAAENTLVVDADFAYSTSGQGLHRTVDPVDGETYLYSQFETADAQRVFACFDQPDLKSVYTWHATVPEHWRVVSNMPVEREEPAAEGCKTVHFVESARMSTYITALCAGPYHEVRDSHDGIDLGLFVRASMAQHLDADDLFLVTRQGFDFFHEQFGVRYPLPKYDQLWVPDFNAGAMENFGCVTHAESHYIFRSQVTDFEYEQRANTILHEMAHMWFGDLVTMRWWNDLWLNESFAEWASHWCNTHATRFTDAWTTFLSVRKNWGYRQDQLSSTHPVYCEMPDLEAVEVNFDGITYAKGASVLKQLVAYVGMEPFLAGLRSYFGKHAWGNATFDDLLSELESASGRELRKFAAQWLETAQVNTLRPEVVISADGGYERVVVHQDAPAGHPTLRTHRIGVGLYDLTDGRLVRRDRIEVDVTGERTELGALHGKPAADVLLLNDDDLTYAKLRLDERSMSTVVQHIAGFESSLARALCWTAAWDMVRDAELAARDYVALALAGLPAESDINLVTATLRQAVSTLVFYADPAWAPTGWAELARTAKTAMQAAEPGSGFQLAWARTYVSAARSAEDLATLRGWLDGSNVPTGLTIDTELRWSLLQSLVANGRAGAPEIEAELARDKTASGEREAAYAHALVPTPENKAAVWAQLTGAEALPNWRNRALLQGFAHPTQVELVAPYRERYFATVAQVWANRDSEPAQEFTQLAYPAYMVSEDTVAATDAWLAGEGHPAPLRRLVAEGRDGVVRALKAREKDTQSA
- a CDS encoding ribose-5-phosphate isomerase, giving the protein MRVYLGSDHAGFELKVHLANHLATQGYELVDVGPHAFDPDDDYPAFCLHTGDRVVRDPGSLGVVIGGSGNGEQIAANKIAGVRAALAWNTDTAQLARQHNDANVVAVGARQHTLDEATAIVEAFLGTPFSGNERHARRIAQVAAYETSGKLPDLP
- a CDS encoding DUF5130 family protein — translated: MTVGEKQAEAGNPPEVLDGPFTTRQLLRIDEALRLADQGTGLVFSVFVGGLDEPTREHAERLHRQLAEPERSVLIAVSPNQRRLEVVTGKQARKRIPDTYAKLAALSMVAAFGGGDLAGGIINGLDQLATHAGKG
- a CDS encoding S1 family peptidase, with translation MAPWRRFLRRTAVALAAVTVGSFVVAAPAVAQSEADVTPQVVGGTPAAQGEFPWMVRLSMGCGGSLYSPNLVLTAAHCVGRTGSNTSITATLGVVDLQSSSRITVRSNYVYRAPGYNGSGDDWALIRLATPVTTLPTLKIANTTAYDNGMFTVAGWGAAREGGAQQRYLLKAQVPFVDDATCQSNYGGDIIPAEEICAGYASGGTDTCQGDSGGPMFRRDAANAWIQVGIVSWGNGCARPNYPGVYTQVSYFASAIASAAASLGG
- a CDS encoding DUF1015 family protein; this encodes MTVVHPIARAWITTGGTGAQNYDEFADDAEITAIIEANPHSALGIEMPHRAPESLGKSFLDALPDAAARLAEAKADGSYTPAEQVVVLYRISAAGEEPAYGIFAMVDTDQISTSRDEPGLVIRNEDVFIAKVRERVALAETLGHLLSPVLLLQTGTGEELHARLAAATEAAGPPAATDTDQAGRTHAIWLVGAGPEQDALTALAGGGELVVADGNHRSLAAQTGELPRFLAVVTTPRSVAIQPYNRLVSELTTSPEELLDRLRAAGAEISPIDGPVEVPAAGGTVHLRLPGRGYAVTLPHDEQGRLENLDHALVERLLLRDALGLDPGDKRITYVGGDYPASWLAGEVDAGRAELAVLIAPVTVDDFVAVNLAREKMPRKSTWFTPKARGGLVVAELSR